In a genomic window of Rubrivirga sp. SAORIC476:
- a CDS encoding regulatory protein RecX: MAFNSQRRERPDPADLDLADGTITRVAQQKKDLDRASIYIDDAFAFGLAVDLVIEAGLRKGVVLTAQQQRDLLVRQEVFAAKASALAGLSQRARTTDEVRQSLLRKGFTEAVVEDTVAAVERIGLVDDEAYAKAFVRDRFNGRGYGPARLRQDLMRKGVGRSVIDAALDELTEAEDLGEEARAQAAKKWRSLASEADPRKRQKKTLDFLVRRGFGFDTARAAVEAAAAGEASDEWGLS; this comes from the coding sequence ATGGCCTTCAACTCCCAGCGCCGCGAGCGCCCCGACCCCGCCGATCTCGATCTCGCCGACGGGACCATCACGCGCGTCGCCCAGCAAAAAAAGGACCTCGACCGGGCGAGCATCTACATCGACGATGCCTTCGCGTTCGGCCTCGCGGTGGACCTCGTGATCGAGGCCGGGCTGCGAAAGGGCGTCGTGTTGACGGCCCAGCAGCAGCGCGACCTGCTGGTGCGCCAGGAGGTGTTCGCCGCCAAGGCGTCCGCGCTGGCCGGGCTCTCGCAGCGGGCCCGAACCACCGATGAGGTCCGGCAGTCCCTGCTCCGGAAAGGCTTCACCGAGGCCGTCGTCGAGGACACCGTCGCGGCCGTGGAACGCATCGGGCTGGTGGACGACGAGGCCTACGCGAAGGCCTTCGTCCGCGACCGATTCAACGGGCGGGGCTACGGCCCGGCCCGGCTGCGACAGGACTTGATGCGGAAGGGCGTCGGGCGGTCCGTGATCGATGCGGCGCTCGACGAACTGACCGAGGCGGAGGACCTGGGCGAGGAGGCGCGCGCGCAGGCGGCCAAGAAGTGGCGCTCGCTCGCGTCGGAGGCGGACCCGCGCAAGCGGCAGAAGAAGACCCTCGACTTCCTGGTGCGCCGCGGGTTCGGCTTCGACACGGCCCGGGCGGCCGTCGAGGCGGCCGCAGCGGGGGAGGCGTCGGACGAGTGGGGCCTGTCGTGA
- a CDS encoding purine-nucleoside phosphorylase — protein MTDPALDAQQTAEAVAAIRAQTDLQPDLALVLGSGLGALADDIEDAVVMSTADVPHYPASTVEGHAGRLVFGTLEGRPVMVIQGRVHAYEGHPLRSVGFPVRLAHALGVQGIVLTNAAGGINPAFGPGTLMLITDHINLSFLNPLVGAVGEGEVRFPDMSDPYDETWRLQARNIAITQKIPYREGVYVWTSGPSYETPAEIRFFARAGADAVGMSTVPEALQAAALGLPVLGISTITNPAAGLQDTPLDHADVLEVGRNVRDRLATWVRGIVAETRL, from the coding sequence ATGACCGACCCCGCTCTCGACGCCCAGCAGACCGCCGAGGCGGTCGCCGCCATTCGCGCGCAGACCGACCTCCAGCCGGACCTCGCGCTCGTGCTCGGCTCCGGTCTCGGCGCCCTCGCCGATGACATCGAAGACGCCGTCGTGATGTCGACTGCCGACGTGCCTCACTACCCGGCGTCGACGGTCGAGGGCCATGCGGGGCGGCTCGTCTTCGGAACACTGGAGGGGAGGCCGGTGATGGTGATTCAGGGGCGCGTCCACGCCTACGAGGGGCACCCGCTGCGGTCGGTCGGCTTCCCGGTCCGCCTGGCTCACGCGCTGGGCGTGCAGGGCATCGTGCTGACCAACGCGGCGGGCGGCATCAACCCGGCGTTCGGGCCGGGCACGCTGATGCTGATCACCGACCACATCAACCTGTCGTTCCTGAACCCGCTCGTCGGGGCGGTCGGGGAGGGGGAAGTTCGGTTCCCCGACATGTCCGACCCGTACGACGAAACGTGGCGGCTGCAGGCCCGTAACATTGCGATAACACAGAAAATTCCGTACCGTGAGGGGGTGTATGTGTGGACCTCCGGTCCCTCCTACGAAACCCCCGCTGAAATCCGCTTTTTCGCCCGTGCCGGGGCTGACGCCGTCGGCATGAGTACTGTGCCCGAAGCCCTGCAAGCCGCCGCCCTCGGCCTGCCCGTCCTCGGGATCTCGACCATCACCAACCCCGCGGCCGGCCTGCAGGACACGCCCCTCGACCACGCCGACGTGCTGGAAGTGGGACGAAACGTCCGGGACCGACTCGCTACCTGGGTCCGCGGCATCGTCGCCGAGACTCGCCTCTGA
- a CDS encoding serine protease — protein MPRFAAAVLALLLVAPLAAASSDPLQVHLFSGVDREAVEVGGLLQINLEVLAVPTSERARGALETAFRLWDVGAQLGDEFALVREGEPMAKTTGDVVEMQRRVIVRVVGAEVEAVPRLYLEVPLGGRTWSFGTRPHPIQTYAESTPIDGAERSVVAITAEVEVGGLTFESIGSAFVVGDDALVTAYHVVVGARRVRVQLPSGREITLGQAWALDPARDVAVLHLPADVLRREGLRPLVIAPEEAEGRVAFTTGWPARVRQRTVAVRFSDLVLDDQRVRMAANAVQPGDSGGPLLDEFGRVLGVVVSGRQTGGVQDLLGEPISLASNPIPAVRQYQAAERPVRLSRALAEAARTHPAARAHAAVGAIQLPLRRSGWDQRPHVALLREALDQAPDDAVLQYTAGMMLEEVGEDRLAAGALDASRRAGYVPAGYSLAHHLMSRGDLGAAADLFAETASSGPYRRLAAFGQAQALIGMGRYADAEDALSTVLDHDARFAPALYLLGIVRLAQGRIDEARALTVRLAARPQWADALRLPVESEALRPPALEVLPRLALR, from the coding sequence ATGCCTCGCTTCGCCGCTGCCGTTCTCGCGCTTCTCCTCGTCGCCCCGCTGGCCGCGGCGTCGAGCGATCCGCTCCAGGTCCACCTCTTCAGCGGAGTCGACCGAGAGGCGGTCGAGGTCGGCGGGCTGCTCCAGATCAACCTGGAAGTGCTGGCCGTCCCGACCAGCGAGCGAGCCCGCGGTGCGCTGGAGACGGCGTTCCGCCTGTGGGATGTCGGCGCGCAACTCGGGGATGAATTCGCCCTCGTCCGAGAGGGCGAGCCGATGGCCAAGACCACCGGGGACGTGGTGGAGATGCAGCGCCGGGTGATCGTGCGCGTGGTCGGCGCGGAGGTGGAGGCGGTGCCGCGGCTCTACCTGGAGGTCCCGCTGGGCGGACGGACGTGGTCCTTCGGCACCCGGCCCCACCCCATTCAGACCTACGCGGAGTCGACGCCCATCGACGGGGCCGAGCGGTCGGTGGTCGCGATCACGGCCGAGGTCGAGGTGGGCGGGCTCACGTTCGAGAGCATCGGCTCGGCGTTCGTGGTCGGCGACGACGCTCTCGTGACGGCCTACCACGTGGTGGTGGGCGCGCGGAGGGTGCGGGTGCAACTGCCGAGCGGACGCGAGATCACGCTGGGGCAGGCGTGGGCGCTGGACCCCGCCCGCGACGTGGCCGTGCTTCACCTGCCCGCGGACGTGCTCCGTCGCGAGGGACTTCGTCCGCTGGTGATCGCGCCTGAGGAGGCCGAGGGACGGGTTGCGTTCACGACAGGCTGGCCAGCCCGCGTTCGGCAGCGGACGGTCGCGGTCCGGTTCTCGGACCTCGTCCTCGACGACCAGCGCGTGCGGATGGCGGCCAACGCCGTGCAGCCGGGCGACAGCGGTGGGCCGCTCCTGGACGAATTCGGCCGCGTGCTCGGCGTCGTGGTGTCGGGGCGCCAGACGGGCGGCGTGCAGGACCTCCTCGGCGAGCCGATCTCGCTGGCCTCGAACCCGATTCCCGCGGTGCGCCAGTACCAAGCCGCCGAGCGGCCGGTCCGCCTGTCCCGGGCCCTGGCGGAGGCGGCGCGGACGCACCCGGCCGCGCGGGCCCACGCGGCGGTGGGAGCCATCCAGCTTCCGCTGCGGCGGTCGGGGTGGGACCAGCGTCCGCACGTAGCGTTGCTCCGGGAGGCGCTCGACCAGGCCCCGGACGACGCGGTGCTGCAGTACACGGCCGGGATGATGCTGGAGGAAGTGGGGGAGGACCGGCTCGCGGCGGGCGCCCTCGACGCATCGCGCCGGGCGGGCTACGTCCCGGCGGGGTACTCGCTGGCCCACCACCTGATGAGCCGGGGCGACCTCGGGGCCGCGGCCGACCTGTTCGCCGAAACAGCGTCCTCGGGTCCGTACCGCCGCCTCGCCGCCTTCGGGCAGGCACAGGCGCTCATCGGCATGGGCCGCTACGCAGACGCCGAGGACGCGCTGTCGACGGTCCTCGACCACGACGCCCGCTTCGCCCCGGCGCTCTACCTGCTCGGGATCGTCCGTCTGGCGCAGGGTCGCATCGACGAGGCGCGTGCCCTGACGGTCCGGCTCGCCGCCCGCCCCCAGTGGGCCGACGCACTCCGGCTGCCCGTCGAATCAGAGGCGTTGCGTCCGCCTGCGCTGGAGGTGCTCCCCCGGCTGGCCCTGCGGTAG